The Caloenas nicobarica isolate bCalNic1 chromosome 32, bCalNic1.hap1, whole genome shotgun sequence genome includes the window aactggtccagggcattgcccttgcagagcggcagtgaaaatgtattggccgtgtgcagcagagcattgagaaacccactggcccaggcagctgctgccatgtggacacaagctctgctgcccaggagggtcccgtagtgcaggggtttgcagatgacaacgtagcggtcgtaggacatgatggtgaggagggAATACTCTCCACCAAATAAGAAACCTACAAAGAAGACCcgggcagcacatcctgcataggaaatgaccctggtatcccacagcgagttggccatggatttggggacagtgatagagatggagcccaggtcaaggaggccgaggttgaggaggaagaagtacatgggggtgtggaggtgctggtcacgggctatggtggtgatgatgaggccgttgcccaggagggcagccaggtagatgcccaggaagagccagaagtgcaagagctgcagctcccgtgtgtctgtgaacgccaggaggaggaactgggtgatggagctgctgttggacatttgctgctgaTGAGCGTGGGGCACTGTtacaggagcaaaagaaagtgacaatttaggagaaacttctctgagcaaaatcacataccccctccccccgctccacaccccttgtccttttccagaccttccttcagctccgtggctgagccctgggtggtgctggctggaggtgccgtgaggagcagggcctgtgcccgctggctgcccaggagtcagccctgctctgcagcaggggtcatgaGAATGGGGGAAGAGGgtccagtcctggggttcagctgtgtcagatggacccGTTCCcggtgcagaagggactgtcagcatctgctctcctagTGATAATGAACCAGGACAgaacaaggcagtttgagaggcttgtttttttgcagcttcctgcaactcccctggagagagttgttgggtgtcagaaaccctcagcatttctgctgcactcagggagaacagagcgagtcctgcgagaccagaggatgcctgtgggtcagtgcagagtgagggcagctggtctgtccctctgtcttgctccagctgccctttctgagatggaggctgatcacactggcatgttaccctgaaacgccactgggcactgctgagagcagagggacccacctcagaccatgacatgtcccaccctttcctcaggtctcagcaccccacttctatcccaagacacacacagctcatttcacaaatcgaactgcatttcttccatcatagcatctctgcacttctgcatggggaattcagataatgctcattcccctgccccacagactgcattgcccacagccccacaggtcagagcaaagctgggacacgtgttcccatggacacacctgcaggaaaggacccacaagatcaggctgtgagtctgcagctgaaactcccatccccagagagcccgacagcaagaacaagatcacaacaacagagacccagagaaagaaggaaaatgcgctgagggtgggtgtgagagaggccggggcagaggcagccggacactcagacagcgtcacccttccccagatgtgcagccacctcccacacaccagcattgccgggcagctgctctcagcccctgtgctctgcagagggaactggagctctggctgcacagcagctggttcatgccttggagcccccggccctgagggcagaggctttgctgggtgggagaggaggcgagggggctgctcacaggagtgatctgcactgcagaggatgaaagggagttttctgtgttcctccTCCCATAACAatgccagttttattttcctgtcatttctgatcatttccctgctgcctggacattctccccctgggaggtgtttccctgcccatgtctcttccctgtcagtgctcacagaccatgccaccctctgtgccctcaccctggccctacagatcctgcctgttcacagggcactgcctgggggcatcttcctgtttgcaggttggaaaacaggacaggtcagactaaggctgacgggttcagcagatgtgatgctggtgctgtgcacaggcagagcagcagctgaagggatgttatgaggcttctggcagatgtactgatcattCAAAGTTGCAGCtcaggagtcacagtgacttgtttaagcacgagagctcattttcattttaacctttCCTGAACCCCCAACCCTCGGGATAGGAAACtaaaaagacaggctcaggaaagctccctatctgtctggtaatccttgcattgatcttctgcttgaggcatccacttggaaaaatcctgggggtgatctggagctgtgagcagctctgatccacacagcacccccttaacagcagaagcacctttcctgccttgataggagtctctccttccccccacagcttctccccacagcactgtggagatctccccgggcagtgctgaccctggcaggtggcagagtccctgtcccagcacagccctggggtgcagggaccctgctctgcaggacagccctgggcacccttggctgctcacccagctacacagctgttcaaaattgcctgataacagccccctccttacagatccctcaagctgtgcctgtgctaacttgaggagatgcctccaggagctacagctgcattgccctgcacacAGAGACTTATCATGGCaaggctgcaaagatttctcctccagtgagctctcagtcatcctcccaatgctgaccacctttaatctctctctgccttgctcgtctccctgagatccccaggcagagccctcagccctgctgcgctttgcagaggagctgctcctgggcagagctctctctctgcagcgctgctgcttgccatgagctccctctgtcccaggagcccagcccagctcagcagcacaggagcagcccaaggcactttaatgacccctctggtggctttggtgctgagtccatgaacttcagaccctggatgaagctgaagaaacctctcaagaagtccaagtcggattcaaactccaaaggttcttgtaatgttaatgggttccactgaggaacactactgaggaaatgaccccagggtctggttagagaagaaaactggaggcagagatgacaggtcaggacaagcaatgtgaaggtctctctgatgctgagtaaacctggatgtgtttcattaaccaaagggccaagccctgacccccaaccctgggaaggcaaatcctgtccctcccacgttgcccagggcccttcctgggacagtgtgatgtggggctgtgcaaggccaagggcaggactatggtcccacacctcccaggttcctggctggggacaaggaggccatgaagcccctgtgctgtaaggacaaggtgtctcctcacaggcatcagagctggagacaacagccacagccaaggggagaaggagctcatgtctggtgggggtttcagcctctttacatcccttgatcatctccacgacagcctgtcctatgctgtggcatcacctgcacctctttccctgcaggctggagacatcccccctgctgccccacctggctcttgtctgagcatcttccttcctttgctgatctctctccatcctccccagctgttccttgaagcacaaagccttgggctgatgcagactgcctctgggtgacctgctccaccacagcactgcccttccactcacattccttcctgctcatggccggcctggacctccccagctgcactttgtgccattatttctttctcgtactgtttcccactatgaagaaaacctccaccatctctgaaaccacccttccagcactctcaggctactcctacactgctgcagcctccccagcgctgctgggccaaagcagcccaggtccctcagcatcccacaccatgtgcacaaggtcctgaaccctgccttggcacagccctacactctccagttcctccctgcttctccaaactgggaagccgcacaatgacacacacccgtgtgtgtggggtcacacgagtgctgaaccgaatgggatgagaactccaggtgtctgggtccccacgctcctcctcatgcagccccgtgtgcagctgccttgttcatggtgagcgtgcagcacgggcttgtgtggcggcccttgtagtgcccaggcccttctcctcagggtcactgctcagcgtgtcaggtccttttctctcctgatggatggggttattctcctgccccgatacagaactggccacttctccttttaaaacttcagagattcctgatggtggaaccccaaatttctcaaggtctggactctacctgcactgctgcagccgcagtccctcaattccagccagggcagggaccactcgcccggggagcccctGGTGCCCCCTAAAGGAAAGGGGGCTCCTGacctccaggactctcctgagcccaggaagaggccactaaaatggtagcagtagcagggttccatcaagagtttattcaagaaaaaggaaataatttcccatttccctagcacagtctttcggtgctgctcttctgttccttatcctggtgcctctccctgactgctgtgccccactttcggtggcaccagattgttggtgggcatggccatgtgcccgcacagccccagggctttgtcattggtgccctcactcacaagggaaaacccatcttgtcactctccacataaaggagctccatacatccaagcaacttcttcactctgagggaatcctactgctgatccttccagcccgtctctcctgaaaagcctgtactCACCCagtgcagcaccccaagctgtgtgacttgtcccaccacgccttgGCGGTGgctccatgggtgtcaaacagcacaggctgcagcttgtcctggctgtgcccttggctcagggcatcagtgcacagttgggctgtggcacctcagctgtagcacccggccaagctctgagagtctttgggaaatctggttggtatcaagaatccaggtccccatgtgtgcaaatgtttgacttcagagcagagcaatgtcacagtggttggcagatggaaagacagggctgaaattgggcaacaggagagtgagcaagccctgctgtccccaaggccagagagaaacagggctgggaatgacagacctggaaggaaatgtgtgttttgtcagtgacgtctctgctgcccctgaggtacttgggcagagtcactgatctctaggaatgacaaggtgctgctgacaggcccaacgtgacaatggtttgtctgttccttgattatgttatcaagggggtgagaagagggtggtgaaaagaaaaaaaggagatttggaagtgtagCTATACACATGGACACCTGGCGCGATGCGCTTCCTATTcaagggctgccctacatctcctggatagagaagggacagatcttgcgatgcttcagaggtgggaatgagtttcttgcacaaggACACTGaatctgtctgcaatgctgtctggggtgtctgtcccacactcactgtggatggggatggctgtcctggacaggaccatcgctgtccctgcccagtgcatgtaggggtgtgtgagagccttggcacctcacgtaacactgcaggcctgtaactggcattaaagggaataaccgccctgaatttgatttgtcaatagaattatagaataatttcagctggaagagaccctcaggatcatcgagtccaaccataacctaacccaactctagcactaaaccatgttcctaagaaacCCATctaaacatgttttaaacacctctagggatggtgactccaccacttccctgggcagcctgttccactgcttcacaactatttccatgaagaaatgtctcctaatatccaacctgaaccttccctggcacaacttgagaccatttcctcttgtcctatcacttgctacttgggagaagagaccaacacccaccatgctacaacctcctttcaggtagctgtagagaccGAGAAGGTCTGCCCtcagtctgtttttttccaggctaaacagcctcatgtccctcagctgctcctcataagacttgtgctccaggcccctcaccagctcctttccttctctgaactcgctccagcacctcaaggtctttcttgttgtgagggggccagaactgaccccaggatttgaggtttgacctccccagtgcccagcacaggggacggtcactgccctgggcctgctggccacactattcctgatacaagccaggatgctgggggcctttttggccacctggacacacgctggctcatgttcagctgctgtcaatcaacattCCCAGGTCTTGTTCCAacagacagctttccagccactccttCCCAGGCCTGTAGTGGTGCggggggttgttatgacccaagtgcaggaccaggcacttggccttgttaaacctcagacagttgccctcagcctaatggaccagcagctccagaaccCTCTGTAGAGCTTTCCTACCCTCTAGCAGATCAAAACTCCCACCCAACtcggtgtcatctgcaaacctactaagggtgcactcgatcccctcgtccagatcattgataaagagattaaacagaactagccccaatactgagccctggggacaccacttgtgaccggccgccaactggatttggctcccttcaccacaactctttgggcccggccctccagccagttctttatccatcacagatacacccatccaggccatgagctgcagcttctccaggagatgctgtgggatacggtgtcaaaggctttactgaagtctaagtgcacaacagccacagcctttccctcatctactagttgggtcaccttgtcatagaaggagatcaggttggtcaatcAGGATTTGCCTTTcgtaaatccatgctgactgggcctgatctcttggttgtcttgtatgtgctgcCTGATGtctctcaagatcatctgctccatgaccttccccatcaccgaggtcagactgacaggtcttTAGTTCCCCCGatcgtccttcttgcccttctcgtaaatgggtgtcacatttgccaacttccagtcaactgggacctccccacttagccagggctgcagctaaataattgaaagtggctcagtgatcacctccatgagctccctcagcaccccagggtgtatcccatctggccccatagacttgtgggtgtccaagtggtgcaGCAGGTCGCAAACCATTttcccttggattattggggcttcattctgcaaCCCATCCCTGTCttggggctcagggggctgggtacctggagcacaactgttctgactattaaagactgaggcaagaAGGTATTTAATACCTCAGGGTTTCCCTCATCTTCCGTCACTatctttccctctgcatccatcATGGAATGGAGTTTCTCCGTagccctcctcttgttgctaatatatttctagaaacattttttgttgtcttttacagcagtagccaggcccagctctagttgggctttggcccttctaattttatccctgcataacttcacagcatTCTTGTAATCCCCCTGAGCCACCTggccctccttccaaaggttataaattatccttttattcctcagttccagccgcagctctctgtccagccaggctggccttctTCCCCGCCGGCTCACCTTCCGGCACACGGGTACaactgctcctgcacctctgagatcaccttcttgaagacagaccagccttcctggactgctttgtccttcaggtttgcctcccaagggactctgccaagcagcctcctaaacagatcaaagtctgccctagaaggccaaagtagcagttctgctgaccacccttctaacttctccaaggatagtaaactcaatcatttcatgatcactacaCCCAGGGCGACCTCCaatgagtccttctctatttacaaacaacaggtccagtggggctccttccctggtaggctcactgaccagctgtgtcaggaattgtcttccatacgctccaggagcctcctagactgcttcctctctgctgggttgtacttccagcagacatctggtagctTGAAGTCCCCCGTAA containing:
- the LOC136000295 gene encoding olfactory receptor 14J1-like, with the translated sequence MSNSSSITQFLLLAFTDTRELQLLHFWLFLGIYLAALLGNGLIITTIARDQHLHTPMYFFLLNLGLLDLGSISITVPKSMANSLWDTRVISYAGCAARVFFVGFLFGGEYSLLTIMSYDRYVVICKPLHYGTLLGSRACVHMAAAAWASGFLNALLHTANTFSLPLCKGNALDQFFCEMPQILKLSCSQSYFREAGLLVVSVCLGFGCFVFIVLSYVQIFRAVLRIPSEQGRHKAFSTCLPHLAMVSLFVSTAMFAYLKPPSISSPWLDLVVSVLYSVVPPALNPLIYSMRNQELKDALWKLISKCFLKQ